In Ctenopharyngodon idella isolate HZGC_01 chromosome 1, HZGC01, whole genome shotgun sequence, a single genomic region encodes these proteins:
- the gprc5bb gene encoding G protein-coupled receptor, class C, group 5, member Bb isoform X1: MHLQNLVARAMAVRPTLIFILSLIGCCALEDPPKHTAPPPPHGCGATVDLPYRVLCDLESVWGVVLEAIACGGTISALILAVILLAKLKTVTEPEKRCGVGPLLLLLAGTAGLFILSLVFLVGRGEVLCMVRRGLWGALFAMCFSCLLVQGVRLKKLAGGRRSPAGSSLAGLAFALTVVQGIIAGEWLLLTVVREGHAACDYLPLDFVLVCSYAVVLLLAATVLSLAIVLCGGSNREESSRKRMKWRCNAVWLFLSCLSSLLLWVAWLGLYLYGNAGIMTAAKDWDEPALAVALVTEGWVLLLFHAIPETHLCLRPSSQRNGDTGQNYYDTPQPPAAQSYHDDERPTNPRAPFTESQAYTVEEHSAVLQAGGYHNGLIRPALPFRSHVYQPTEMALLMNAGPIPTAPPNFTGRHLW; the protein is encoded by the exons ATGCATCTGCAAAATTTAGTAGCCCGAG CCATGGCTGTAAGGCCCACCCTCATCTTCATTCtctctctgattggctgctgcgCTCTTGAGGACCCGCCCAAGCACACAGCCCCGCCCCCTCCTCATGGGTGTGGCGCTACAGTGGACCTGCCCTACAGAGTTCTGTGTGACCTGGAGTCCGTGTGGGGCGTGGTGCTGGAGGCCATAGCGTGCGGTGGGACCATATCTGCTTTGATTCTGGCCGTGATTCTTTTAGCCAAGCTGAAAACGGTAACAGAACCGGAGAAGCGATGTGGCGTTGGTCCCCTCCTCCTCCTACTGGCTGGAACGGCTGGTCTCTTCATCCTATCGCTGGTGTTCTTGGTGGGGCGTGGGGAGGTGCTCTGCATGGTGCGCCGTGGGCTGTGGGGGGCGCTGTTCGCGATGTGTTTCTCGTGTCTGCTGGTGCAGGGAGTGCGACTGAAGAAGCTGGCCGGAGGGAGGCGGAGCCCAGCGGGGAGCTCTCTCGCCGGATTGGCTTTCGCTCTCACCGTGGTTCAAGGCATCATCGCTGGAGAGTGGCTGCTGCTTACGGTGGTCCGCGAGGGACATGCAGCCTGCGATTACCTGCCTTTAGACTTTGTGTTGGTGTGTAGCTATGCTGTAGTGTTGTTGCTGGCTGCCACTGTGTTGTCGTTGGCCATCGTGTTGTGCGGAGGAAGCAACAGAGAGGAGTCGAGCAGGAAGAGGATGAAGTGGAGGTGTAACGCCGTCTGGCTTTTCCTCTCATGTCTCTCTTCGCTTCTCCTCTGGGTTGCCTGGCTCGGTCTCTATCTCTACGGCAACGCTGGCATCATGACTGCGGCGAAGGATTGGGATGAGCCGGCATTAGCGGTTGCTTTGGTGACTGAGGGTTGGGTATTGTTGTTATTTCACGCTATCCCAGAAACACACCTGTGTTTGCGTCCATCCAGTCAGAGAAACGGAGACACTGGACAGAACTACTACGACACCCCTCAGCCCCCTGCGGCACAAAGTTACCATGACGACGAGCGGCCAACCAATCCCAGAGCTCCGTTCACAGAGAGTCAGGCGTACACTGTAGAGGAGCACAGTGCAG TTCTGCAGGCTGGAGGTTATCATAATGGATTGATCCGGCCTGCTCTGCCATTCCGGAGTCACGTTTACCAGCCCACTGAGATGGCACTGCTCATGAATGCAGGACCG ATCCCAACCGCCCCTCCAAACTTCACAGGGAGGCATCTGTGGTGA
- the gprc5bb gene encoding G protein-coupled receptor, class C, group 5, member Bb isoform X2, which translates to MAVRPTLIFILSLIGCCALEDPPKHTAPPPPHGCGATVDLPYRVLCDLESVWGVVLEAIACGGTISALILAVILLAKLKTVTEPEKRCGVGPLLLLLAGTAGLFILSLVFLVGRGEVLCMVRRGLWGALFAMCFSCLLVQGVRLKKLAGGRRSPAGSSLAGLAFALTVVQGIIAGEWLLLTVVREGHAACDYLPLDFVLVCSYAVVLLLAATVLSLAIVLCGGSNREESSRKRMKWRCNAVWLFLSCLSSLLLWVAWLGLYLYGNAGIMTAAKDWDEPALAVALVTEGWVLLLFHAIPETHLCLRPSSQRNGDTGQNYYDTPQPPAAQSYHDDERPTNPRAPFTESQAYTVEEHSAVLQAGGYHNGLIRPALPFRSHVYQPTEMALLMNAGPIPTAPPNFTGRHLW; encoded by the exons ATGGCTGTAAGGCCCACCCTCATCTTCATTCtctctctgattggctgctgcgCTCTTGAGGACCCGCCCAAGCACACAGCCCCGCCCCCTCCTCATGGGTGTGGCGCTACAGTGGACCTGCCCTACAGAGTTCTGTGTGACCTGGAGTCCGTGTGGGGCGTGGTGCTGGAGGCCATAGCGTGCGGTGGGACCATATCTGCTTTGATTCTGGCCGTGATTCTTTTAGCCAAGCTGAAAACGGTAACAGAACCGGAGAAGCGATGTGGCGTTGGTCCCCTCCTCCTCCTACTGGCTGGAACGGCTGGTCTCTTCATCCTATCGCTGGTGTTCTTGGTGGGGCGTGGGGAGGTGCTCTGCATGGTGCGCCGTGGGCTGTGGGGGGCGCTGTTCGCGATGTGTTTCTCGTGTCTGCTGGTGCAGGGAGTGCGACTGAAGAAGCTGGCCGGAGGGAGGCGGAGCCCAGCGGGGAGCTCTCTCGCCGGATTGGCTTTCGCTCTCACCGTGGTTCAAGGCATCATCGCTGGAGAGTGGCTGCTGCTTACGGTGGTCCGCGAGGGACATGCAGCCTGCGATTACCTGCCTTTAGACTTTGTGTTGGTGTGTAGCTATGCTGTAGTGTTGTTGCTGGCTGCCACTGTGTTGTCGTTGGCCATCGTGTTGTGCGGAGGAAGCAACAGAGAGGAGTCGAGCAGGAAGAGGATGAAGTGGAGGTGTAACGCCGTCTGGCTTTTCCTCTCATGTCTCTCTTCGCTTCTCCTCTGGGTTGCCTGGCTCGGTCTCTATCTCTACGGCAACGCTGGCATCATGACTGCGGCGAAGGATTGGGATGAGCCGGCATTAGCGGTTGCTTTGGTGACTGAGGGTTGGGTATTGTTGTTATTTCACGCTATCCCAGAAACACACCTGTGTTTGCGTCCATCCAGTCAGAGAAACGGAGACACTGGACAGAACTACTACGACACCCCTCAGCCCCCTGCGGCACAAAGTTACCATGACGACGAGCGGCCAACCAATCCCAGAGCTCCGTTCACAGAGAGTCAGGCGTACACTGTAGAGGAGCACAGTGCAG TTCTGCAGGCTGGAGGTTATCATAATGGATTGATCCGGCCTGCTCTGCCATTCCGGAGTCACGTTTACCAGCCCACTGAGATGGCACTGCTCATGAATGCAGGACCG ATCCCAACCGCCCCTCCAAACTTCACAGGGAGGCATCTGTGGTGA